The proteins below come from a single Thermocrinis sp. genomic window:
- a CDS encoding NTPase, translating into MKILLTGEPGIGKTTLIKKLLQKLGKKARGFWTEEIRDKNTKKRIGFKVINTEGQETVFASKYFTSKHLVGSYGVNVSRFDSVAIPILEKAIREKDVYIVIDEVGKMELFSQQFRELVREIFFNPKYKVIATIPIRDVHPLVKEIRKLPGAVLLEVNKENRDFLAEEVIKLLNANGL; encoded by the coding sequence ATGAAGATACTTCTAACAGGTGAGCCCGGCATAGGAAAGACCACGCTTATAAAAAAACTGCTTCAGAAACTCGGAAAGAAAGCGAGAGGATTTTGGACGGAAGAGATAAGGGACAAAAATACTAAAAAGAGAATAGGCTTTAAGGTTATAAATACTGAAGGGCAGGAAACGGTTTTCGCCAGCAAGTATTTCACTTCTAAGCACTTAGTGGGTTCTTACGGTGTCAATGTCTCCAGGTTTGACTCAGTGGCCATTCCTATATTGGAGAAAGCTATAAGAGAGAAAGACGTTTATATAGTGATAGATGAAGTGGGTAAGATGGAGCTCTTTTCCCAACAATTTAGAGAGCTTGTTAGAGAAATATTCTTTAATCCAAAGTATAAGGTTATAGCCACCATCCCAATAAGAGACGTGCATCCGTTGGTCAAAGAGATAAGAAAACTGCCGGGAGCGGTTCTTTTGGAAGTTAATAAAGAAAACAGAGACTTTTTAGCTGAGGAAGTTATAAAACTGCTAAACGCAAATGGTTTATAA
- a CDS encoding oxidoreductase — protein MYPITEKQVLREDYLLIKVRANHLKGAKAGQYALIQYKELSEPLPLSILDVEGEEAIFLVKTVGRSTLELKEEAESLFYVAGPLGVPFPVKHYGKVVFITKDWGVSPAFNLAKHLKGENNRLELYHISEDGFLPLKERLESVFDKVEIWERIGQIDADLLVSAGSNKLSREVQLLNQGTQHIAMVNAHILDGVGLCLVCRVLVDGQVKLACTDGPWFFANKVDWDNLISREDLFLEQEKLALEEYKKILRRKELRKTSAEV, from the coding sequence ATGTATCCTATAACGGAAAAGCAAGTCCTAAGGGAAGATTACCTTCTAATAAAGGTAAGAGCAAATCATCTCAAGGGTGCTAAAGCGGGACAGTATGCGCTCATTCAGTATAAAGAGCTTTCGGAACCTTTACCTCTTTCCATATTGGACGTAGAGGGGGAGGAAGCTATCTTTTTGGTAAAAACTGTAGGAAGGTCAACCTTAGAGCTGAAGGAAGAGGCGGAAAGCCTTTTTTACGTTGCAGGACCTCTTGGAGTCCCCTTTCCTGTAAAGCACTACGGAAAGGTAGTTTTCATTACGAAAGATTGGGGTGTTTCTCCTGCCTTCAATTTAGCAAAGCATTTAAAGGGAGAAAACAATCGGCTTGAACTTTACCACATATCAGAGGATGGCTTTTTGCCCCTGAAGGAAAGGTTGGAGTCTGTGTTTGATAAGGTAGAGATTTGGGAAAGGATAGGACAGATAGATGCAGACCTTCTGGTCTCTGCAGGAAGCAATAAACTTTCAAGAGAGGTCCAACTTCTTAATCAAGGAACACAGCACATAGCCATGGTAAATGCGCATATACTAGACGGAGTTGGTCTTTGTTTAGTCTGTAGGGTGCTGGTAGATGGTCAGGTAAAGCTTGCATGCACCGATGGTCCTTGGTTTTTTGCAAACAAAGTGGATTGGGATAACTTGATAAGCAGAGAAGATTTATTTTTAGAGCAAGAAAAATTAGCCTTGGAAGAATACAAAAAAATCTTAAGAAGGAAAGAGCTAAGAAAAACTTCTGCGGAGGTGTAA